One genomic window of Branchiostoma lanceolatum isolate klBraLanc5 chromosome 5, klBraLanc5.hap2, whole genome shotgun sequence includes the following:
- the LOC136434390 gene encoding uncharacterized protein, translating into MGDNCSKHVKLPEVDGTTFKKYKFPFENLVLQGGGAWGVCQVGALKVLDDAGILQNIKRFGGTSVGAVVAGLLAVGMAPQELADKLNENLKDIAYDKPPSHWYDLPIPDKYVADIWYLYNLTHKFGIMPGEAFLDWYGKTIEEHLHAKGFDSLNGDINFWQVYDVLGKELCTVSYETEFTSEVYSHVKTSPLLEIKKAVRMSMSIPVIFQAYQSSFGNIQPRHIDGGVSAGYPIYCFEGWWLSMDQAKTFAKRLEGKDAEKKINFLPGVSRKHFDVVGSDEDKEMVREKTVGLAMFTDIHPGGSSQELFEKRIEECLEENPKYKEQLEIPSTKLANKYHEKQVQLKKTRFEFAKELEEGFTVGDKIKEVAAAYPDEAEMERIFYELTDEQMEIISITAGMDGKPDKEAVFKLLFLDYDGNPTTALASDIYDNQMPLQQAKNDCLKGNFAETPMELYGQFMQFVGKNKPMEEYDVGRSVGINCSYVGMLNFDLETKDKEFLMAQGAVAALAFLEDWVSKHPELEEVPVQQTTTA; encoded by the exons ATGGGAGATAATTGTTCCAAACATGTCAAGCTGCCAGAGGTTGACGGTACCACGTtcaagaaatacaagtttcCTTTCGAGAACCTGGTCCTACAGGGTGGAGGGGCGTGGGGAGTATGTCAGGTCGGCGCACTGAAG GTTTTGGATGACGCAGGGATTTTGCAAAACATCAAACGGTTCGGCGGTACCAGTGTGGGCGCTGTCGTGGCCGGGCTCCTGGCGGTCGGCATGGCTCCGCAGGAGCTGGCGGACAAGCTGAACGAGAACCTGAAAGACATTGCCTATG ACAAGCCTCCCTCGCATTGGTATGATCTGCCCATCCCGGACAAGTACGTCGCTGATATCTGGTACCTCTACAACTTGACACATAAATTTGGGATAATGCCGGGTGAAGCGTTCTTGGATTGGTACGGGAAAACCATAGAAGAACACCTCCACGCCAAGGGGTTCGACAGTCTGAACGGAGACATCAATTTTTGGCAG GTCTACGATGTGCTCGGGAAGGAGTTGTGCACGGTGTCGTACGAGACGGAGTTCACGAGCGAGGTCTACTCTCACGTCAAGACCTCGCCACTTCTGGAGATCAAGAAGGCAGTGCGCATGTCCATGTCCATTCCAG TGATCTTTCAGGCGTACCAATCTTCTTTTGGGAACATCCAACCAAGACACATCGATGGAGGGGTGTCTGCGGGTTATCCCATCTACTGTTTTGAGG GTTGGTGGTTGTCCATGGACCAAGCGAAAACTTTCGCCAAAAGATTGGAAGGGAAGGAcgcggaaaaaaaaataaacttcCTCCCCGGCGTCAGCCGCAAACACTTTGACGTGGTGGGCAGTGATGAGGACAAGGAAATGGTCCGAGAGAAAACAGTTGGACTGGCTATG TTTACAGACATCCACCCTGGTGGCAGTAGCCAGGAACTCTTTGAAAAACGCATAGAGGAATGTTTGGAGGAGAACCCGAAGTACAAGGAACAGCTGGAAATACCTTCTACAAAACTGGCAAA taAGTATCATGAGAAGCAAGTGCAGCTGAAGAAGACCCGGTTTGAGTTTGCCAAGGAACTTGAGGAGGGATTCACGGTGGGAGACAAGATTAAAGAAGTCGCCGCTGCTTATCCCGATGAGGCGGAAATGGAAAGAATTTTCTACGAG CTCACGGACGAGCAGATGGAGATTATCAGTATCACGGCCGGAATGGACGGAAAGCCCGACAAGGAAGCGGTCTTCAAGTTGTTGTTTCTCGACTACGACGGCAAT CCGACCACGGCTCTCGCCTCGGATATCTACGACAACCAAATGCCGCTGCAACAAGCGAAGAATGACTGCTTGAAAGGAAACTTCGCAGAGACACCGATGGAGCTGTACGGTCAGTTTATGCAGTTCGTCGGCAAAAACAAGCCTATGGAG GAGTACGACGTCGGCAGGAGTGTTGGGATTAACTGTAGCTACGTCGGTATGTTGAACTTTGATCTGGAGACCAAAGACAAAGAGTTCCTCATGGCG CAAGGTGCTGTGGCCGCGTTGGCGTTTCTGGAGGACTGGGTTTCCAAACATCCGGAGCTCGAGGAAGTTCCCGtgcaacaaacaacaacagcctGA